One Canis lupus baileyi chromosome 1, mCanLup2.hap1, whole genome shotgun sequence genomic window, CCCCGGGCTCCCAGGGCCTGCGGGGCCGGGACCGCTCCAGGCTCAGCCCCAGGCCCGCCGCCTCCCGCAGGCcgcccacctcgggctcccgggcaGGGCCCCCTCTGGCTCCCCTGCCTCCGCGCCGCCCCGGCTCCAGCTCCGCGCCGCCTCCGAGCCGCCTGCTCCGCCGGGACGGCCGCTCGGCCCCTCTGCTCGGCCCGTCTGCTCGCCTCTcccgcccaccccctgccctccccggcTATTTCAGGCTTGACCCGTAAATAACACCCGCACCTGTCGCCCAGCGCCTGTTGCCATAGGGACCTCGGGTATTTTAAGGGGACGCGGGCGGAGGAGGGAGGCTGTCCCGGGAGGAGGGCCTGAGGGCGGGATCCTGACCCGACTAGAGCCTGAGCGCGCTCTTATTTCCTTAAGGGGCAAGCGGGAGCCGAGGGTCCCATCTCCAGGGTGGCAGGAgacggggcagggcagggcacctGGAGTTTCGGTCCGGAGCAGGCCTGGCTGGACGCCTGAATTGCTgcgtctgagggaggaggggctggggcctggactcctgagtctgaaggaggaggggctggggttcAGGACTCCTGGTCTGAGGGATTTGGTGCTGGGGGCCCAAGTCCCTgagtctgagggaggaggagctggggtcCCACAGACTcctggtctgagggaggaggctgggggcctgAACCCttggtctgagggaggaggggctagAAGCCCAATCCCTGGGGCAGAAGACTGGGGCCCAGATCCCTGGGTATTGATGAATGGCAGAACTGATTCTGGTTTGGTGTCTTCAGCACCCCAGAGGTGAAAAGGGCAGGCGTCAGGGAGAAGCTGGGTGTCAGGGGTACTGGAACCAGAGTCACAGTCCTCGTCATCGAGTTTATTAGACAGGGCACCCCCGGGGGACCTTCCATGCAGTTTCAGCCCCCCCGGGGGCAGGGACGGGGACAGCCATGTGGAATGGCAGCAGGGCCTGATCTTCCCCCCCTTCACCCCCTCCCTCAGCCCTTGTGCAGACGGGCCAGGTGGGACCCACCTTCCACCACCTTCGTCTGTGGTCAGCTGTTCTGCTGCACCCGGCCCTGTCCACCCTGCTCTGGACGCGCACGGCGCCCTGTGTGGCTTGCATTGGAGCATGAGTTACCCTGGAATGTGACTGTGTGTGCAGCTCTCCCACCAGCCTGGGGCAGGGCCGGGGTACCAGAGGAACTCATCTGTGTCCTCAACATTGCCCAGCCCAGGACTGGGTACACAAGAGCCTTGGGAGATGTGCATCAGGTGACTTAAAagggtggacagatggatgaaaTGGGATGTGACACACAGACACGTCCCCCCACGCTGGGGAAGGTGCTCCCTTCAGAGCGCGCCTCCCTGTACATCCTACCTGGCCTCACTACCTGTCTCCTGACCAGCAGCTGTGAGATTATGTGGCCAAGCTCCTGGAAAGAGTGACACctgttccttccttcccccactgGGACTTCCCCAACCTTAACGGGACCTAAAGGGGCACCAGAGTGTTCTGAGCAGACAAGGCTCCATGCAGTACACTGCCTGTCTCCTGaatccttcttccccttctcaccCGGCTTGCCCACCTGCACTGAGATGCAGGATTATCTTCCATCCTGTTGCTCTCTTTTCCCAGAAAGGGTATGAACTTTCTTTGGAATGAAAGCTCTCGTTATTTTCATGCCAAAAACATGGCTCgcacctttttctttctccatccacACAAGCAGGGCTCTGGTCCCTACCATTGCACTGAAATGGCCTCTCACCAGGTCAAACCTTGCTGTCCTCTGGCTCTTGGGCTCTCTGTCCCGTTCTCAGCACCTCTGGCTActtcctcctggcctctgcctaccTCGTGGTCATCCCCTGTGACTCCCTCTGATACATCCTCTTCTCCTCCGCCACGGATGTGGGTGAGGCTCCTGCCAGGGTCACTTCCCTGCCAGCATTCTCCTCCCAGGTCACCTCATCCAGTCCCATGGCTTTCAATTCTCCTATATGCTGATGTTTCCAAAACTTACATTTCCAGCCATGGCTTCTCCCCGAAGCTCACATATCCGCTAGTTACCGGATACCCCGCCTTGCTTTCTGGCAGGCATCTACAACTTGACGTGTCCAAAGGAGGACTTGGTCCCTCCCGCCCAAATCCTGATCCCCAAATCCTGATCCCTTGCTCCGGGTGCCCTTCCAGGCAACACACTGCAGCTTGGTGCTGCGCAAGCCTAAGAGTTCCTCTTTCCGTCACTCTAGCTTCTCACTTCGTGTCCTGCTGCCTGCGCTCCACTTACCCCTGAACCCACAGGGTTCAGCCCCCAAACCCCCAGACCTGTTCCtccacttctctccatcctcaccaacTCCACTTTGGTCCAGGCCACCATCAGCCCGGAGAGGAcaaggacaccagcccctaactctttgtttccactttttactCATAATGTAGTCTCAGCACAACTATACAGtgctgttattttgttgttgttgttaaaaataaaaatatgatatcaTGCCTGTGCTCAAAACCCTCCGAAGGCTTCACATGAGatctagaaaaatgtaaatttcttaCCAGGACCACCCAATGGGCGCTCAGCCTACACTCTGTCCTCACCCAGGTTTGCTCACCCCATTATTGTGCCTGCAACGGGGGCTCCTCCCAAACCCGTGACTCCCACAGAGCTTTTATACTGCCTTTGGTGGCCTGAGTGCTTGTCCTGTCCCTTCTTTCCTTGTCACAAGTCCCATATCTGTTCAAACGTTGCCACTGTGGGGAGGTCTTCTTGGGACACCTCATCTAAAGCCATCTCTGCCCCATAACTGTTCACCGTCACCACATCCTGCCTAGTGTTAAAGCACTTCTCAGTAACTGAAATGTTTCTTATTTGTCTGTCCTGGGCTTCGAGAAGAGCAGGACCTTGACCATCTGCCCACTGCCATGTTCGAGGCCCGGCCTGGGTCCAGACCAggttggcactcaataaatacttctcGAATACtaatactgaaaacaaacaaaagaagtgGGTCGTTCTTATCCTGTCCGTTGTGCTTGCTTCCAAGTCTCCAGGGTTCCCTCTGGGCAGATCTCTGaatctttctccatctctgcctctccgaCACTATGCGGTCTTGTGTGTCTCTGAGACATCTCTCCTCTGATTTGTGCacctctgctccctctctgcccctcttcttgTCCTCTCTGGGGTCACCCACAGTGTCTTCaacttttcctatttttgtaaGTCTCCCAGTTTTGGTTCTCTTATGTCCTcatccttcttcccctccctttcctcccccagctccttcTTCCcattgcccctcctccccaactcCCCCTGCCTTGTACCCATCCTCCACCTCTTTCTAGCTCTCTGGCCTTTGGACTCTAGAATCCACTCCCCCCACCAGTTCTACCCCCTCCTCCACCAAAGAATCTCCCCTCCTACCCAACTTGTCtcttctggctctgcctctcttcGCCCTGTCTCTCCATTTAGCATCACTCAGTGCTCCTGTCTTGTATTCCTTCCCCCACATTTTCTACCCACGCTCCCTGAAACTGCCCCCAGGGGATTCCTCCCTGGTCCCTTGCCCTCCAGGCTCTCCCCATTTCTTGTCCACCCACAGGGCCCCTGAGGGGACCTCCCAACACCCAGTCAAAGCCCATcccccctctgctctgcccctttCTGCTGCCTCACGTCACTAGGGCAGAGGCTACCAAAGCCCCTGTACCACCTTCCTTCCCATCTGTGTCTGCAGCTGTCTCCCCACCAGACTGGGGGCCctagagggcagggcagggtctGAGGCATCTCCAACCCCCAGCATCACcaggcacagggcctggcacacaggagacCTTGgggaatatttactgagcaaatgAAGGGACGGCCACTATGCACCGCCCCTTCTGAATCTTCACTGGCCTTCAAAAccatcccccaccacccccacagcCCTTGCTTTGCTCACCTACAACCTTCTTCTGCCCTATCCCACAGCATCAGCCCCGTTGACCACTTTCCCAAGTGGCTCCTTCTAACACCCACATCGGGTCCTGCACTTCTGCTGCTCAAAACTCTCCTGTCTCTCCTCACTAGCCTCAGAACAAAGTCCAAACTCCTGAGCCCAGAACTCCAGCACCTTTCAACTAGGTTAGGTTCTGCCCAaacctcccaccctcaccctgtCCTCTGGGGTCCCAGAACTGTGAAGCCTGTCCCAAATACAGCACGCTATGCCACTCCCCCTGGCCTTTGCCTGAGTCACCCCCTTCATCACTCAGCAGATTCCTATGCATTCTTTTTAAACCTTGGCTGGGCATTGTTCTCCAGAAAGTTTCCCTGAGTATAGCCCACTCCTGGAGCTCGGTTACTCTGTTCTCTGGTCAGGGAGTCCACCATGGTCCCTGTCAAGCACCAGTAGCCCTGCCTGGATTGCAGTTTTTGACTCCTCTTCCTCGAGAGCAGGGTTAAGGTCTGTTTCATCCCTAGGGGATCCTGATTCCAACACACTGCCTGATATGGTGCCAGAGGCACAAAAACGTCAATGAGTGAacggctgaatgaatgaatgaatgaacacaaatGCCTAAGTCCCACAGAGCTTCTCTTGCACACCAGACACCGGGCCTGTGCTTCAGTGTTTTATGTGATTATCTGCTTCCTCCCGGGGAATGTGGGTTTCAAGGGCCAGTGCCTGTATTTGATGCTGAATttcagcctgtctctgcctttcagcCTCTCTCATCTTTGATTTCCTGCCTCCCTTTTGTACCCTATTCACATTATGCTTCTGTGTAAAGCCATTCTGTGGCTCCCTGCTGCCCTCGGAATGAAATCCAAACTCCTGACCTAACCTACAAGTCCCTGGGCAGTCTGGCTCTGTCTACATCTCCAGCTTTGTATTGTCCCATCTGCACCTGCCTCACTACACTTTAGCCCTCCCTGGAAGctcttcctgccccagggcctttgcatatgctgttctcTGGCTGAGACACTTCCCCCAGCTTCACTTGGCTGATGTCTGGTCATCATCCTTTCAATGTCAGCtaaaatattccttccttttaaaCTGGGTTACACCTCCCTGACAGAGCATTTCGGATTTCTCTTGTGTCTGAACTGTTACTTGCTGTTTGTATATACTAGTTGCTGTTTGACTAATGTCTGTCTCCTGCACAAGATGCAAACTCTATGAGGACATTGAGGACCCCGTCTGCAGGCTCCCTTCTGTAGGCTCGGGATCCAGCACAATGCCTAGTGCTTATGTAcacaaatacatttcaaataatgAATGAACGAGTCACACTCAATGCCCGTGATGTTCCCTCCCTGGGGCCTTCCTGGTACACAACAGGCACTTAATAAACCTTTGTggaataatgaatgaaaatgaatgaatgcccaCGTCCATTCCTTGTTACTTTGCCTTTCCGCAAGCCTCCTCTTTACCTTTCCGCCTCTTTACATAGGGCATATATATAGTTTGTAGGTAGAACTATATATTCGTGTGTTAAGCGCCCCTCTCCAGGAGTTGGGCTGGGCTGGgagtccctccctccccccgccccgcccccacatgcacacagcaaaacattaaaaagaaaacatctcaAAACTGCAAAAAAACTCCacagccctccccctccccccatcccacaaaaaaaataaaacacgacGCCCCCTCCCAACGGCCCCCTCCCTGGGGGGTCCCCGAGCcgagcgcggggcgcgggggaaGGCTAAGCAGTCTCCAGCGCGCtcgcggggagggaggggcgcccccgccccccctcccggcAGCCTCGTTGCACGCGCGCCCGCGCACGCGCCCCGGACACGCCCCCTCGGCGCCCCACGACGCGCCCCTACACCGGCGTGGTTTTCCTGTTGAGCGTGTTGGTGTTGGAGGCGGCGGCCTCCTTGGCCAGGGTCCCGGGGgccggcgcggcgggcgcgggcggggcgggcgcgggcgcggcgggcggcccgGTGACCGTGACCGTGACGCCGCCGCCCGCCTCCTTGGGGAAGGCGTTGTGCAGCGTGAGGAAGCCGGGCGCCCCCCCGCGGTCCCGCTcggcgcccgccccgccgccgcccgcgcccgcgcccgcgcccgcgcccgcgcccccgtacgccgccgccccgccgccgccgccgccgccgccgccgccgccgccgccgccgccgccgccggcccccgccAGCCCCGCAGCCACGCTGCCCTTGGACGGGTCGCGGCTGAGCGTGTACATGGAGATGTCCGTGGAGGCGAAGCCCGGGCCCCCGGCGCCGCCGGGAGATGCGTCCCGCGACGGCGACGGCTCGCTGGAGCGGGAGCTAGAGCGGGAGCGGCGGCGGTAGCGGAAGCGGTAACTGGGCAGACGGAGGATGGCCGAGGGGCCGCTCCCGCCActgccgcccgcgcccccgccggccTTGAGCAGGTCCGAGCGAGACTGGCAGTGCGCCTCGCGGCTGCGCTCGATGTAGATGTTGACGGCCAGCACGCCGATCACCTCGGCCAGGATGAACGACAGCCCGCCGAAGTAGAAGGACCAGCCGTACGAGTAGTGGTTCTTCTTCTCCTCGTCCCGCTTCGGGCCCGGCTCGCCCGCGTTGGCCGAGATGTACACGATCACGCCGATGATGTTGCTCAGGCCTGGGCGGGGGACGGTCAGACGCGAGCCTGGAGgccaccccggccccgcccccgcccggc contains:
- the CACNG8 gene encoding voltage-dependent calcium channel gamma-8 subunit, yielding MTIAISTDYWLYTRAFICNTTNLTASDDAPPHRGGSGSSEKKDPGGLTHSGLWRICCLEGLKRGVCVKINHFPEDTDYDHDSAEYLLRVVRASSIFPILSAILLLLGGVCVAASRVYKSKRNIILGAGILFVAAGLSNIIGVIVYISANAGEPGPKRDEEKKNHYSYGWSFYFGGLSFILAEVIGVLAVNIYIERSREAHCQSRSDLLKAGGGAGGSGGSGPSAILRLPSYRFRYRRRSRSSSRSSEPSPSRDASPGGAGGPGFASTDISMYTLSRDPSKGSVAAGLAGAGGGGGGGGGGGGGGGGGAAAYGGAGAGAGAGAGGGGAGAERDRGGAPGFLTLHNAFPKEAGGGVTVTVTGPPAAPAPAPPAPAAPAPGTLAKEAAASNTNTLNRKTTPV